Proteins from one Impatiens glandulifera chromosome 2, dImpGla2.1, whole genome shotgun sequence genomic window:
- the LOC124925878 gene encoding ureide permease 1-like isoform X2, producing the protein MYMIESKGGAIACMLLSLVFLGTWPAILTLLERRGRLPQHTYLDYTITNLLAAVLIAFTFGELGDQRPNFLDQLVHAQENWPSILYAMAGGVVLCLGNLATQYAWALVGLSVTEVISSSITVVIGTTLNYFLDDKINKAEILFPGVACFLIAVCIGSAVHASNAADNKAKLSSRIRSSIDKAGDEISAIEKGPDFDDDANNDVDASGKAKFGTVEFLLQLEKRRSIKVYGKSTMIGLAITFFAGFCFSLFSPAFNLATNDQWHALKAGVPHLTVYTAFFYFSVSCFVLAIFLNVLFLYRPVLSAPKSSFGAYLRDWDGRGWALLAGLICGFGNGFQFMGGQAAGYAAADAVQALPLVSTFWGVILFGEYRKSSKRTYVLLSGMLLMFIVAVGVLMASSGHRK; encoded by the exons ATGTATATGATAGAAAGCAAAGGAGGGGCAATAGCTTGTATGCTATTATCCCTTGTGTTCTTGGGAACATGGCCGGCGATCTTAACGCTGCTTGAACGACGCGGTCGTCTACCCCAACACACATACTTGGATTACACAATCACCAATCTCCTGGCCGCAGTCTTAATCGCGTTTACGTTTGGCGAATTGGGGGATCAGAGACCCAATTTCTTAGATCAATTGGTGCATGCGCAAGAGAATTGGCCTTCAATTCTCTATGCAATGGCCGGTGGGGTGGTTCTTTGCCTCGGCAATTTGGCGACCCAGTATGCTTGGGCGCTCGTCGGATTATCGGTCACCGAGGTTATCTCTTCCAGTATAACTgttgttatag GCACGACGTTGAATTATTTCTTGGATGACAAAATAAACAAGGCGGAGATTCTTTTCCCCGGCGTGGCGTGCTTCTTAATCGCGGTTTGTATCGGTTCTGCCGTTCATGCTTCCAACGCCGCTGATAACAAAGCAAAGCTTAGTAGTAGAATCAGATCATCAATCGACAAGGCTGGTGATGAGATCTCCGCCATTGAAAAAG GACCCGATTTCGATGATGATGCAAACAACGATGTCGATGCATCAGGAAAAGCGAAATTCGGGACTGTTGAATTTCTTCTACAGTTGGAGAAGAGAAGATCGATCAAG GTGTATGGGAAAAGTACGATGATCGGATTGGCAATTACATTCTTTGCTGGTTTTTGCTTCTCATTATTTTCACCTGCATTCAATTTGGCTACGAATGATCAATGGCATGCATTAAAAGCTGGCGTTCCTCACTTAACAGTCTACACAGCTTTTTTCTACTTCTCAGTGTCCTGTTTTGTTCTTGCTATATTTTTGAACGTCTTATTTCTTTATCGACCGGTATTAAGCGCGCCTAAATCATCATTCGGGGCTTACTTAAGGGACTGGGATGGTCGAGGTTGGGCTCTTTTAGCAGGACTTATTTGCGGGTTTGGTAATGGTTTCCAGTTTATGGGTGGTCAAGCTGCTGGTTATGCTGCAGCTGATGCTGTTCAG GCACTTCCTCTTGTGAGCACATTTTGGGGTGTGATTCTGTTTGGGGAGTATAGGAAATCTTCGAAGAGGACTTATGTATTGCTCAGTGGCATGTTGTTGATGTTCATTGTTGCTGTGGGAGTTCTCATGGCCTCTTCCGGCCACAGGAAATGA
- the LOC124926023 gene encoding protein SPIRAL1-like 1: MNRGVSAGGGQSSLGYLFGGGGDSPKPAVANERKPTSSAEIEAAGRPSSNRVVTAAPAVAAASSQPAPVIDASKQIPAGIHSSTTNNYTRADGQNTGNFLTDRPSTKVHAAPGGGSSLDYLFGGGK, translated from the exons atgaATCGCGGAGTGAGTGCTGGTGGAGGACAAAGTTCTTTGGGATACTTATTTGGTGGAGGAGGAGATTCTCCAAAACCTGCCGTTGCTAATGAAAGAAAACCTACTTCAAGTGCTGAGATTGAGGCTGCTGGCAGGCCTTCTTCCAACAGGGTTGTTACCGCTGCTCCTGCTGTTGCTGCTGCATCTTCTCAACCCGCACCTGTAATAGATGCCAGCAAGCAGATTCCGGCTGGAATTCATAGCAGCACCACCAATAACTACACCAGGGCAGATGGGCAAAATACTGGCAATTTTCTCACT GATCGACCCTCGACTAAGGTTCATGCAGCTCCGGGCGGTGGATCTTCCCTAGATTACCTCTTTGGCGGTGGAAAGTGA
- the LOC124927460 gene encoding asparagine synthetase domain-containing protein 1 isoform X2, which translates to MCGIALIASGIRLHCSSLFSDFIISSDEADQLLFTIDDIKTALKRRGPDSLGSKEFSFHLKDFTSLEGEDRLALVQSGESDNKLDNGFDRPKAIAEFCFVGATLQLRGVNPVTQPLTDADENILVYNGEIFGGIYVGDAENDTEILMQSLAKCCSCTSEEHTKLCLDTKKGKCSVPECLSTIKGPWAIIYWQAGSRILWFGRDAFGRRSLLVKWPTSQDMRFILSSVSPASHNESGLGELTLWEELPCGIYSAHISAPNDGEFVDGEVIKHEWPNPLLNDLLKWDRKCVQPSPDELSASRIRKQCMLSAHSTTIASDEGCIQASVVMPAETVLLALKAAVMRRSAINVISKGKCDINGRNAPVAVLFSGGLDSMILAALLDQCIEKKYDIDLLNVSFDNESAPDRISARAGLKELRKISPLRRWKLVEIDGKLSTLSLESKHVMSLINPSKTYMDLNIGLALWLAAGGNGWLCEGGSSIDAAACIDEDDRNCGRISYKSQARVLLVGAGADEQCAGYGRHRTKYRTGSWVGLHEEMKLDVQRIWKRNLGRDDRCIADNGKEARFPFLDEEVISTLLNIPLWEIADLDLPSGRGDKKILRHVAELLGIHEAAVLPKRAIQFGSRIARESNVKNFGSNRAANQASAGSVEIPIPK; encoded by the exons atgtGTGGAATAGCTCTGATTGCCTCCGGGATACGTCTCCATTGTTCGTCCTTGTTTTCCGACTTTATCATTTCATCTGATGAGGCTGATCAA TTACTATTCACCATTGATGATATCAAAACTGCACTGAAGAGAAGAGGTCCTGATAGCTTGGGAAGCAAAGAGTTTTCATTTCATCTGAAGGATTTTACTTCTCTTGAGGGAGAGGATCGCCTGGCTCTTGTACAGTCAGGAGAGTCAGATAATAAGTTGGACAATGGTTTTGATAGGCCTAAAGCTATTGCAGAATTTTGCTTTGTTGGTGCCACTTTGCAACTTAGAGGTGTAAACCCTGTTACTCAGCCACTCACCGATGCAGACGAGAATATCCTTGTTTACAATG GTGAAATATTTGGAGGGATATATGTTGGAGATGCTGAAAATGATACAGAAATTCTTATGCAATCCCTTGCAAAGTGCTGTTCTTGTACAAGTGAGGAACATACAAAATTATGTCTCGATACTAAGAAGGGAAAGTGTTCTGTTCCTGAGTGTCTTTCAACCATCAAGGGGCCTTGGGCTATTATCTATTGGCAG GCTGGTTCAAGAATCCTCTGGTTTGGTAGAGATGCATTTGGGAGGCGAAGCCTTCTTGTCAAATGGCCAACTTCCCAGGACATGCGATTTATTTTGTCTTCTGTATCCCCTGCTAGCCATAATG AAAGTGGACTAGGAGAATTAACTTTATGGGAAGAGCTTCCTTGTGGGATATACAGTGCACATATCAGTGCTCCAAATGATGGTGAATTTGTGGACGGGGAAGTTATAAAACATGAATGGCCGAATCCCCTGTTAAATGATCTGCTCAAATGGGATAGAAAGTGTGTTCAACCTAGTCCTGATGAGCTGTCTGCTAGCAGAATCAGGAAACAATGCATGCTTTCAGCCCATTCGACCACAATTGCCTCTGATGAAG GGTGTATACAAGCATCGGTTGTAATGCCTGCAGAGACAGTTCTGTTGGCTCTAAAAGCAGCAGTGATGCGACGCAGTGCAATAAACGTTATCTCTAAG GGAAAATGTGATATAAATGGGAGAAATGCTCCAGTGGCTGTGCTCTTTTCTGGTGGATTGGATTCAATGATACTAGCTGCATTACTGGATCAGTGCATAGAAAAGAAAT ATGATATTGATCTTCTTAATGTGAGTTTTGATAATGAGTCTGCTCCGGATAGAATTTCTGCTCGAGCTGGATTAAAGGAACTTAGGAAAATCTCGCCTTTGAGAAG GTGGAAGCTTGTGGAGATTGATGGAAAGTTATCAACACTCAGTCTGGAGTCAAAGCATGTCATGTCTCTTATAAATCCTTCAAAAACCTACATG GATCTGAACATTGGCTTAGCCTTATGGTTGGCAGCTGGTGGAAATGGTTGGCTATGTGAAGGAGGATCAAGCATCGATGCTGCTGCTTGTATTGATGAGGATGATAGGAATTGTGGCCGAATCAGCTACAAGTCCCAGGCTAGGGTTCTCCTAGTTGGAGCTGGTGCAGATGAACAATGTGCTGGCTATGGGAGGCACAGGACAAAATATAGAACTGGGAG TTGGGTTGGGCTCCATGAGGAAATGAAGCTAGATGTGCAGAGGATTTGGAAGAGAAATCTAGGGAGAGATGATCGATGTATAGCTGATAATGGAAAGGAG GCAAGATTTCCGTTTCTGGATGAGGAGGTTATAAGTACTCTGCTCAATATTCCTCTATGGGAGATTGCAGACCTTGATCTACCTAGTGGAAGGGGAGATAAGAAGATTTTGAGACAT GTTGCAGAATTGCTTGGTATACATGAAGCAGCTGTATTGCCTAAAAGAGCAATTCAG TTTGGGTCAAGAATTGCTAGGGAGTCGAACGTCAAGAATTTTGGAAGCAATCGTGCAGCCAATCAAGCATCTGCTGGAAGTGTGGAGATTCCGATTCCCAAATGA
- the LOC124925921 gene encoding cell division control protein 48 homolog B yields the protein MENNSSYKEMPRAEEAIAGNKEALQALRELIIYPHLYYREARELGHKWPRGLLLYGPPGTGKTSLVRAVVEECGAHLTVISPHTVHTAYAGEGERILREAFAEASSHTKLGIPSVIFFDEIDALCPRRDSRREQEVRLTSQLFMLMDSKKIASKSIPQVVVVASTNRVDAIDPALRRSGRFDAEIEVTTPNEEERFQILKLYTKKLTLDSRIDLRATAASCNGYVGADLEDLSREAAMSASRKSEETLLCSLTKEDWNHATSVVGPSITRGLTVEIPKVSWEDIGGLKDLKKKLQQAVEWPLKHSAAFSRLGVSPIRGILLHGPPGCSKTTLAKAAANAAQASFFSLSGAELYSMYVGEGEALLRNTFRRARLASPSIIFFDEADVVAAKRGGKSSSNIAVGERLLSTLLTEMDGLENANGILVLAATNRPHAIDAALMRPGRFDLVIYVPPPDLESRLEILTLHTRKMKLESDVDLRSIAKETEFFTGADLEGLCLEVGIVALREDISSTIVSNRHFKTVMMSRKPTLTREVVDASSSFMKKKNYSQKASGSTNWSVEQNKPSRSFSAYQTASSVFFGVASFGLLVGIQYFYKNITSSKNMMATT from the exons ATGGAAAATAACAGCAGCTATAAGGAAATGCCAAGGGCGGAGGAAGCCATTGCTGGAAACAAGGAAGCTCTCCAAGCCCTTAGAGAACTCATCATCTACCCGCATCTCTATTATCGCGAAGCACGGGAACTTGGTCACAAG TGGCCTCGAGGTTTGCTGCTTTATGGACCCCCTGGCACCGGAAAG ACGAGTTTGGTTCGAGCAGTTGTTGAGGAATGTGGTGCCCATCTCACTGTCATTAG TCCCCACACTGTTCACACGGCATATGCTGGGGAAGGTGAGAGAATTCTTCGAGAGGCTTTTGCAGAGGCGTCATCTCATACGAAGTTGGGCATTCCATCAGTTATCTTCTTCGACGAAATCGATGCACTTTGTCCACGTCGTGATTCCAG AAGAGAACAAGAAGTTCGCTTGACCTCACAACTCTTTATGCTGATGGATTCAAAAAAAATcgcatcaaaatcaataccccAAGTAGTTGTAGTTGCATCTACTAACAG AGTGGATGCAATTGATCCTGCGCTGAGAAGGTCAGGCCGTTTTGATGCTGAGATTGAAGTTACAACACCTAATGAAGAGGAGCGCTTTCAGATACTCAAG CTATACACAAAGAAGCTGACTTTGGATTCACGTATAGATTTGCGAGCCACAGCTGCATCTTGCAATGGCTACGTTGGAGCAGATTTAGAAGATTTATCTCGTGAAGCAGCCATGTCTGCTTCCAGGAAATCTGAAGAAACATTATTATGTAGCCTAACCAAGGAGGACTGGAATCACGCAACATCTGTCGTTGGTCCGAGTATAACAAGGGGCCTAACTGTCGAAATTCCAAAAGTTTCTTGGGAAGATATCGGAGGACTAAAAGATTTAAag AAAAAGCTCCAACAAGCTGTTGAATGGCCTCTCAAACATTCAGCTGCCTTTTCTAGGCTGGGAGTGTCGCCCATTCGTGGCATCCTTCTTCATGGACCTCCCGGTTGCTCCAAAACCACTCTTGCCAAAGCTGCGGCTAATGCAGCCCAggcttctttcttttctttgag TGGTGCAGAACTATATTCCATGTACGTTGGAGAAGGTGAAGCATTGTTGCGTAATACATTTAGGAGAGCTCGGTTAGCCTCGCCAAGCATTATATTCTTTGACGAGGCAGATGTCGTTGCTGCAAAAAG GGGAGGAAAATCAAGCAGTAATATTGCTGTAGGAGAGAGGCTTCTATCTACTTTGTTGACTGAAATGGATGGTCTTGAGAATGctaat ggAATTCTCGTTTTGGCTGCTACGAATCGCCCCCATGCTATCGACGCCGCTTTGATGAGACCGGGTCGGTTTGATCTA GTTATTTATGTTCCACCACCGGATCTAGAGTCTCGTTTGGAGATACTAACTCTACATACTCGTAAAATGAAATTGGAATCCGATGTGGATCTTAGAAGTATAGCGAAAGAAACTGAATTTTTTACTGGAGCTGATCTTGAAGGACTATGTCTGGAAGTTGGAATTGTAGCTTTACGAGAAGATATATCTTCAACCATAGTTTCTAACCGTCATTTTAAGACTGTTATGATGTCGAGAAAACCAACCCTTACTAGGGAAGTTGTAGATGCGTCTTCCTCatttatgaagaagaaaaattattCTCAAAAGGCTTCAGGATCGACAAATTGGAGCGTAGAGCAGAACAAGCCTAGTAGAAGTTTTTCCGCATACCAAACAGCCTCCTCCGTCTTCTTTGGTGTTGCAAGTTTTGGTTTACTTGTTGGCATTCAGTATTTTTATAAGAACATTACTAGTTCCAAGAACATGATGGCAACCACctga
- the LOC124925878 gene encoding ureide permease 1-like isoform X1: protein MYMIESKGGAIACMLLSLVFLGTWPAILTLLERRGRLPQHTYLDYTITNLLAAVLIAFTFGELGDQRPNFLDQLVHAQENWPSILYAMAGGVVLCLGNLATQYAWALVGLSVTEVISSSITVVIGTTLNYFLDDKINKAEILFPGVACFLIAVCIGSAVHASNAADNKAKLSSRIRSSIDKAGDEISAIEKVTLLIGPDFDDDANNDVDASGKAKFGTVEFLLQLEKRRSIKVYGKSTMIGLAITFFAGFCFSLFSPAFNLATNDQWHALKAGVPHLTVYTAFFYFSVSCFVLAIFLNVLFLYRPVLSAPKSSFGAYLRDWDGRGWALLAGLICGFGNGFQFMGGQAAGYAAADAVQALPLVSTFWGVILFGEYRKSSKRTYVLLSGMLLMFIVAVGVLMASSGHRK, encoded by the exons ATGTATATGATAGAAAGCAAAGGAGGGGCAATAGCTTGTATGCTATTATCCCTTGTGTTCTTGGGAACATGGCCGGCGATCTTAACGCTGCTTGAACGACGCGGTCGTCTACCCCAACACACATACTTGGATTACACAATCACCAATCTCCTGGCCGCAGTCTTAATCGCGTTTACGTTTGGCGAATTGGGGGATCAGAGACCCAATTTCTTAGATCAATTGGTGCATGCGCAAGAGAATTGGCCTTCAATTCTCTATGCAATGGCCGGTGGGGTGGTTCTTTGCCTCGGCAATTTGGCGACCCAGTATGCTTGGGCGCTCGTCGGATTATCGGTCACCGAGGTTATCTCTTCCAGTATAACTgttgttatag GCACGACGTTGAATTATTTCTTGGATGACAAAATAAACAAGGCGGAGATTCTTTTCCCCGGCGTGGCGTGCTTCTTAATCGCGGTTTGTATCGGTTCTGCCGTTCATGCTTCCAACGCCGCTGATAACAAAGCAAAGCTTAGTAGTAGAATCAGATCATCAATCGACAAGGCTGGTGATGAGATCTCCGCCATTGAAAAAG TAACTTTATTGATAGGACCCGATTTCGATGATGATGCAAACAACGATGTCGATGCATCAGGAAAAGCGAAATTCGGGACTGTTGAATTTCTTCTACAGTTGGAGAAGAGAAGATCGATCAAG GTGTATGGGAAAAGTACGATGATCGGATTGGCAATTACATTCTTTGCTGGTTTTTGCTTCTCATTATTTTCACCTGCATTCAATTTGGCTACGAATGATCAATGGCATGCATTAAAAGCTGGCGTTCCTCACTTAACAGTCTACACAGCTTTTTTCTACTTCTCAGTGTCCTGTTTTGTTCTTGCTATATTTTTGAACGTCTTATTTCTTTATCGACCGGTATTAAGCGCGCCTAAATCATCATTCGGGGCTTACTTAAGGGACTGGGATGGTCGAGGTTGGGCTCTTTTAGCAGGACTTATTTGCGGGTTTGGTAATGGTTTCCAGTTTATGGGTGGTCAAGCTGCTGGTTATGCTGCAGCTGATGCTGTTCAG GCACTTCCTCTTGTGAGCACATTTTGGGGTGTGATTCTGTTTGGGGAGTATAGGAAATCTTCGAAGAGGACTTATGTATTGCTCAGTGGCATGTTGTTGATGTTCATTGTTGCTGTGGGAGTTCTCATGGCCTCTTCCGGCCACAGGAAATGA
- the LOC124927460 gene encoding asparagine synthetase domain-containing protein 1 isoform X1 — MCGIALIASGIRLHCSSLFSDFIISSDEADQLLFTIDDIKTALKRRGPDSLGSKEFSFHLKDFTSLEGEDRLALVQSGESDNKLDNGFDRPKAIAEFCFVGATLQLRGVNPVTQPLTDADENILVYNGEIFGGIYVGDAENDTEILMQSLAKCCSCTSEEHTKLCLDTKKGKCSVPECLSTIKGPWAIIYWQAGSRILWFGRDAFGRRSLLVKWPTSQDMRFILSSVSPASHNDFTESGLGELTLWEELPCGIYSAHISAPNDGEFVDGEVIKHEWPNPLLNDLLKWDRKCVQPSPDELSASRIRKQCMLSAHSTTIASDEGCIQASVVMPAETVLLALKAAVMRRSAINVISKGKCDINGRNAPVAVLFSGGLDSMILAALLDQCIEKKYDIDLLNVSFDNESAPDRISARAGLKELRKISPLRRWKLVEIDGKLSTLSLESKHVMSLINPSKTYMDLNIGLALWLAAGGNGWLCEGGSSIDAAACIDEDDRNCGRISYKSQARVLLVGAGADEQCAGYGRHRTKYRTGSWVGLHEEMKLDVQRIWKRNLGRDDRCIADNGKEARFPFLDEEVISTLLNIPLWEIADLDLPSGRGDKKILRHVAELLGIHEAAVLPKRAIQFGSRIARESNVKNFGSNRAANQASAGSVEIPIPK; from the exons atgtGTGGAATAGCTCTGATTGCCTCCGGGATACGTCTCCATTGTTCGTCCTTGTTTTCCGACTTTATCATTTCATCTGATGAGGCTGATCAA TTACTATTCACCATTGATGATATCAAAACTGCACTGAAGAGAAGAGGTCCTGATAGCTTGGGAAGCAAAGAGTTTTCATTTCATCTGAAGGATTTTACTTCTCTTGAGGGAGAGGATCGCCTGGCTCTTGTACAGTCAGGAGAGTCAGATAATAAGTTGGACAATGGTTTTGATAGGCCTAAAGCTATTGCAGAATTTTGCTTTGTTGGTGCCACTTTGCAACTTAGAGGTGTAAACCCTGTTACTCAGCCACTCACCGATGCAGACGAGAATATCCTTGTTTACAATG GTGAAATATTTGGAGGGATATATGTTGGAGATGCTGAAAATGATACAGAAATTCTTATGCAATCCCTTGCAAAGTGCTGTTCTTGTACAAGTGAGGAACATACAAAATTATGTCTCGATACTAAGAAGGGAAAGTGTTCTGTTCCTGAGTGTCTTTCAACCATCAAGGGGCCTTGGGCTATTATCTATTGGCAG GCTGGTTCAAGAATCCTCTGGTTTGGTAGAGATGCATTTGGGAGGCGAAGCCTTCTTGTCAAATGGCCAACTTCCCAGGACATGCGATTTATTTTGTCTTCTGTATCCCCTGCTAGCCATAATG ATTTCACAGAAAGTGGACTAGGAGAATTAACTTTATGGGAAGAGCTTCCTTGTGGGATATACAGTGCACATATCAGTGCTCCAAATGATGGTGAATTTGTGGACGGGGAAGTTATAAAACATGAATGGCCGAATCCCCTGTTAAATGATCTGCTCAAATGGGATAGAAAGTGTGTTCAACCTAGTCCTGATGAGCTGTCTGCTAGCAGAATCAGGAAACAATGCATGCTTTCAGCCCATTCGACCACAATTGCCTCTGATGAAG GGTGTATACAAGCATCGGTTGTAATGCCTGCAGAGACAGTTCTGTTGGCTCTAAAAGCAGCAGTGATGCGACGCAGTGCAATAAACGTTATCTCTAAG GGAAAATGTGATATAAATGGGAGAAATGCTCCAGTGGCTGTGCTCTTTTCTGGTGGATTGGATTCAATGATACTAGCTGCATTACTGGATCAGTGCATAGAAAAGAAAT ATGATATTGATCTTCTTAATGTGAGTTTTGATAATGAGTCTGCTCCGGATAGAATTTCTGCTCGAGCTGGATTAAAGGAACTTAGGAAAATCTCGCCTTTGAGAAG GTGGAAGCTTGTGGAGATTGATGGAAAGTTATCAACACTCAGTCTGGAGTCAAAGCATGTCATGTCTCTTATAAATCCTTCAAAAACCTACATG GATCTGAACATTGGCTTAGCCTTATGGTTGGCAGCTGGTGGAAATGGTTGGCTATGTGAAGGAGGATCAAGCATCGATGCTGCTGCTTGTATTGATGAGGATGATAGGAATTGTGGCCGAATCAGCTACAAGTCCCAGGCTAGGGTTCTCCTAGTTGGAGCTGGTGCAGATGAACAATGTGCTGGCTATGGGAGGCACAGGACAAAATATAGAACTGGGAG TTGGGTTGGGCTCCATGAGGAAATGAAGCTAGATGTGCAGAGGATTTGGAAGAGAAATCTAGGGAGAGATGATCGATGTATAGCTGATAATGGAAAGGAG GCAAGATTTCCGTTTCTGGATGAGGAGGTTATAAGTACTCTGCTCAATATTCCTCTATGGGAGATTGCAGACCTTGATCTACCTAGTGGAAGGGGAGATAAGAAGATTTTGAGACAT GTTGCAGAATTGCTTGGTATACATGAAGCAGCTGTATTGCCTAAAAGAGCAATTCAG TTTGGGTCAAGAATTGCTAGGGAGTCGAACGTCAAGAATTTTGGAAGCAATCGTGCAGCCAATCAAGCATCTGCTGGAAGTGTGGAGATTCCGATTCCCAAATGA